One window of the Salvia splendens isolate huo1 chromosome 1, SspV2, whole genome shotgun sequence genome contains the following:
- the LOC121749859 gene encoding homeobox-leucine zipper protein ANTHOCYANINLESS 2-like isoform X1 — MNFGDFLDNNSCGGGSGRIAADLPYTGAIATATMASAEIAPPRLVSHHEPVFNSPGLSLALQTGIEGQEMGRMTEKYESSNVVGGRRSRDEEHESRSGSDNMDAASGDDLEVSDRPPRKKRYHRHTPQQIQELESLFKECPHPDEKQRLELSKRLCLETRQVKFWFQNRRTQMKTQLERHENSILRQENDKLRAENMSIRDAMRNPMCTNCGGPALIGDVSLEEQHLRIENARLKDELDRVCALAGKFLGRPIPAMGPNSGLELGVGINGFGALAAVVPNDYTIPLPIMSPSKSTINNSNPMERSMYLELALAAMDELVKIVQTNEPLWVRGIEGGRQVLNREEYARSFTPCIGMKPKGFAAEASRETGVVIINSLALVETLMDSSKWAEMFPSIVARATTTDVISNGMGGTRNGALQLMHAELQVLSPLVPVREVNFLRFCKQHAEGVWAVVDVSIDAIREPSAPYPSCRRLPSGCVVQDMPNGCSKVTWVEHCEYDESEVHEVYRPMINAGMGFGSQRWIATLQRQCECLAILMSSSSPSRDHTAITEGGRRSMLKLAQRMTNNFCAGVCASTLHKWNKLRAENVDEDVRVMTRKSVDDPGEPPGVVLSAATSVWLPLSPQRLFHFLRNEHLRSEWDILSNGGPMQEMAHIAKGQDHGNCVSLLRASAINSNQSSMLILQETCTDASGSLVVYAPVDIPAMHVVMNGGDSAYVALLPSGFAVVPDGGSGQRVSGSLLTVAFQILVNSLPTAKLTVESVETVNNLISCTVQKIKAALQCES, encoded by the exons ATGAATTTTGGGGATTTTCTTGATAACAATTCTTGTGGTggtgggagtggaagaattgcggCAGATTTGCCTTACACCGGCGCCATCGCCACCGCCACCATGGCCTCGGCCGAGATTGCTCCGCCGCGCCTCGTCTCTCATCATGAGCCTGTCTTCAACTCCCCCGGCCTATCCCTCGCTCTC CAAACCGGAATCGAAGGGCAGGAAATGGGAAGAATGACGGAGAAGTACGAATCGAGCAATGTGGTTGGAGGAAGACGAAGCAGAGACGAAGAGCACGAGAGCAGATCTGGCAGCGATAACATGGATGCCGCATCTGGAGACGATCTCGAGGTCTCCGACCGCCCCCCAAGGAAGAAGCGATACCACCGACACACCCCTCAGCAAATCCAAGAGCTCGAATC TTTGTTCAAGGAGTGCCCTCACCCCGACGAAAAGCAACGGTTAGAGCTCAGCAAACGCCTTTGCTTGGAAACAAGGCAGGTCAAATTCTGGTTCCAGAATCGACGAACTCAGATGAAG ACGCAGCTGGAGCGGCACGAAAATTCAATTCTGCGGCAGGAGAACGACAAGCTCCGAGCCGAGAACATGTCGATTAGGGACGCAATGCGAAATCCGATGTGCACAAACTGCGGTGGCCCCGCCTTGATCGGCGACGTCTCCCTCGAAGAGCAGCACCTAAGAATCGAGAACGCCAGACTAAAAGACGAGCTAGATCGCGTCTGCGCCCTCGCCGGTAAATTCCTCGGCCGCCCTATCCCCGCCATGGGCCCTAATTCAGGCCTCGAGCTCGGAGTCGGAATCAACGGATTCGGTGCCCTAGCCGCCGTCGTCCCCAACGATTACACCATCCCTCTCCCGATCATGTCTCCGTCCAAATCCACCATCAACAACTCCAATCCGATGGAGAGATCCATGTATCTGGAACTCGCCTTGGCCGCCATGGACGAGCTCGTGAAAATCGTACAGACCAACGAGCCGCTCTGGGTTAGAGGCATTGAAGGGGGAAGACAAGTCCTGAATCGTGAGGAATATGCTAGAAGCTTCACTCCGTGCATCGGAATGAAGCCGAAAGGATTCGCAGCCGAGGCTTCGCGCGAGACCGGTGTAGTGATCATCAACAGTTTAGCTCTGGTGGAGACGTTGATGGACTCG AGCAAATGGGCGGAGATGTTTCCTTCCATAGTTGCAAGAGCCACAACTACAGATGTGATATCAAATGGCATGGGCGGAACAAGAAACGGCGCTCTTCAACTG ATGCATGCGGAGCTGCAAGTCCTATCGCCGCTAGTTCCGGTGAGGGAGGTGAATTTCCTCCGCTTCTGCAAGCAGCACGCGGAGGGCGTGTGGGCCGTTGTCGACGTCTCTATAGACGCCATCCGGGAGCCCTCCGCGCCCTACCCAAGCTGCCGGAGGCTCCCCTCCGGCTGCGTCGTACAAGATATGCCTAATGGTTGTTCTAAG GTTACATGGGTGGAACATTGTGAGTACGACGAAAGTGAAGTCCACGAAGTGTACCGGCCGATGATCAACGCCGGCATGGGGTTCGGATCACAACGATGGATAGCAACGCTCCAACGGCAATGCGAGTGCCTTGCCATCTTAATGTCGTCTTCCTCTCCTTCAAGAGATCACACCG CGATCACGGAAGGGGGGCGGCGGAGCATGCTGAAGCTTGCGCAGCGCATGACCAACAACTTCTGCGCCGGCGTGTGCGCTTCCACCCTCCACAAGTGGAATAAGCTTCGGGCCGAGAACGTGGACGAGGACGTGCGCGTGATGACTCGTAAAAGCGTGGACGACCCCGGGGAGCCACCCGGTGTGGTGCTAAGCGCAGCCACTTCCGTGTGGCTCCCTTTGTCCCCGCAGAGGCTGTTCCACTTCCTCCGCAACGAGCACTTGAGGAGCGAGTGGGACATCCTCTCCAACGGTGGGCCCATGCAGGAGATGGCCCACATCGCCAAAGGCCAGGATCACGGCAATTGCGTTTCCCTTCTCCGTGCAAGT GCCATTAACTCAAACCAGAGCAGCATGCTCATACTACAGGAGACATGCACAGACGCGTCGGGGTCGCTTGTGGTCTACGCGCCAGTCGACATTCCCGCGATGCACGTGGTCATGAACGGAGGCGACTCCGCCTACGTGGCGCTCCTACCTTCGGGCTTCGCGGTGGTGCCGGACGGCGGGTCGGGGCAGCGGGTGAGCGGGTCGCTGTTGACCGTGGCGTTCCAGATATTGGTGAATAGCTTGCCTACGGCGAAGCTGACGGTGGAGTCGGTGGAAACCGTCAATAATCTCATCTCCTGCACCGTTCAGAAAATCAAGGCCGCTCTTCAGTGTGAGAGCTGA
- the LOC121749859 gene encoding homeobox-leucine zipper protein ANTHOCYANINLESS 2-like isoform X2 → MGRMTEKYESSNVVGGRRSRDEEHESRSGSDNMDAASGDDLEVSDRPPRKKRYHRHTPQQIQELESLFKECPHPDEKQRLELSKRLCLETRQVKFWFQNRRTQMKTQLERHENSILRQENDKLRAENMSIRDAMRNPMCTNCGGPALIGDVSLEEQHLRIENARLKDELDRVCALAGKFLGRPIPAMGPNSGLELGVGINGFGALAAVVPNDYTIPLPIMSPSKSTINNSNPMERSMYLELALAAMDELVKIVQTNEPLWVRGIEGGRQVLNREEYARSFTPCIGMKPKGFAAEASRETGVVIINSLALVETLMDSSKWAEMFPSIVARATTTDVISNGMGGTRNGALQLMHAELQVLSPLVPVREVNFLRFCKQHAEGVWAVVDVSIDAIREPSAPYPSCRRLPSGCVVQDMPNGCSKVTWVEHCEYDESEVHEVYRPMINAGMGFGSQRWIATLQRQCECLAILMSSSSPSRDHTAITEGGRRSMLKLAQRMTNNFCAGVCASTLHKWNKLRAENVDEDVRVMTRKSVDDPGEPPGVVLSAATSVWLPLSPQRLFHFLRNEHLRSEWDILSNGGPMQEMAHIAKGQDHGNCVSLLRASAINSNQSSMLILQETCTDASGSLVVYAPVDIPAMHVVMNGGDSAYVALLPSGFAVVPDGGSGQRVSGSLLTVAFQILVNSLPTAKLTVESVETVNNLISCTVQKIKAALQCES, encoded by the exons ATGGGAAGAATGACGGAGAAGTACGAATCGAGCAATGTGGTTGGAGGAAGACGAAGCAGAGACGAAGAGCACGAGAGCAGATCTGGCAGCGATAACATGGATGCCGCATCTGGAGACGATCTCGAGGTCTCCGACCGCCCCCCAAGGAAGAAGCGATACCACCGACACACCCCTCAGCAAATCCAAGAGCTCGAATC TTTGTTCAAGGAGTGCCCTCACCCCGACGAAAAGCAACGGTTAGAGCTCAGCAAACGCCTTTGCTTGGAAACAAGGCAGGTCAAATTCTGGTTCCAGAATCGACGAACTCAGATGAAG ACGCAGCTGGAGCGGCACGAAAATTCAATTCTGCGGCAGGAGAACGACAAGCTCCGAGCCGAGAACATGTCGATTAGGGACGCAATGCGAAATCCGATGTGCACAAACTGCGGTGGCCCCGCCTTGATCGGCGACGTCTCCCTCGAAGAGCAGCACCTAAGAATCGAGAACGCCAGACTAAAAGACGAGCTAGATCGCGTCTGCGCCCTCGCCGGTAAATTCCTCGGCCGCCCTATCCCCGCCATGGGCCCTAATTCAGGCCTCGAGCTCGGAGTCGGAATCAACGGATTCGGTGCCCTAGCCGCCGTCGTCCCCAACGATTACACCATCCCTCTCCCGATCATGTCTCCGTCCAAATCCACCATCAACAACTCCAATCCGATGGAGAGATCCATGTATCTGGAACTCGCCTTGGCCGCCATGGACGAGCTCGTGAAAATCGTACAGACCAACGAGCCGCTCTGGGTTAGAGGCATTGAAGGGGGAAGACAAGTCCTGAATCGTGAGGAATATGCTAGAAGCTTCACTCCGTGCATCGGAATGAAGCCGAAAGGATTCGCAGCCGAGGCTTCGCGCGAGACCGGTGTAGTGATCATCAACAGTTTAGCTCTGGTGGAGACGTTGATGGACTCG AGCAAATGGGCGGAGATGTTTCCTTCCATAGTTGCAAGAGCCACAACTACAGATGTGATATCAAATGGCATGGGCGGAACAAGAAACGGCGCTCTTCAACTG ATGCATGCGGAGCTGCAAGTCCTATCGCCGCTAGTTCCGGTGAGGGAGGTGAATTTCCTCCGCTTCTGCAAGCAGCACGCGGAGGGCGTGTGGGCCGTTGTCGACGTCTCTATAGACGCCATCCGGGAGCCCTCCGCGCCCTACCCAAGCTGCCGGAGGCTCCCCTCCGGCTGCGTCGTACAAGATATGCCTAATGGTTGTTCTAAG GTTACATGGGTGGAACATTGTGAGTACGACGAAAGTGAAGTCCACGAAGTGTACCGGCCGATGATCAACGCCGGCATGGGGTTCGGATCACAACGATGGATAGCAACGCTCCAACGGCAATGCGAGTGCCTTGCCATCTTAATGTCGTCTTCCTCTCCTTCAAGAGATCACACCG CGATCACGGAAGGGGGGCGGCGGAGCATGCTGAAGCTTGCGCAGCGCATGACCAACAACTTCTGCGCCGGCGTGTGCGCTTCCACCCTCCACAAGTGGAATAAGCTTCGGGCCGAGAACGTGGACGAGGACGTGCGCGTGATGACTCGTAAAAGCGTGGACGACCCCGGGGAGCCACCCGGTGTGGTGCTAAGCGCAGCCACTTCCGTGTGGCTCCCTTTGTCCCCGCAGAGGCTGTTCCACTTCCTCCGCAACGAGCACTTGAGGAGCGAGTGGGACATCCTCTCCAACGGTGGGCCCATGCAGGAGATGGCCCACATCGCCAAAGGCCAGGATCACGGCAATTGCGTTTCCCTTCTCCGTGCAAGT GCCATTAACTCAAACCAGAGCAGCATGCTCATACTACAGGAGACATGCACAGACGCGTCGGGGTCGCTTGTGGTCTACGCGCCAGTCGACATTCCCGCGATGCACGTGGTCATGAACGGAGGCGACTCCGCCTACGTGGCGCTCCTACCTTCGGGCTTCGCGGTGGTGCCGGACGGCGGGTCGGGGCAGCGGGTGAGCGGGTCGCTGTTGACCGTGGCGTTCCAGATATTGGTGAATAGCTTGCCTACGGCGAAGCTGACGGTGGAGTCGGTGGAAACCGTCAATAATCTCATCTCCTGCACCGTTCAGAAAATCAAGGCCGCTCTTCAGTGTGAGAGCTGA